The Streptomyces laurentii region CGCCGAGGGAGGCGTGCTTGTGCGCGATGCGCGACAGCATGACGTCCGGCCGGGTGTCCGGGTTCTCCAGGAGCGCCACGGCGAAGGCGGCTATGGAGCCCGCCAGGGCCTTGGCCTGGTCGCCCGCAGCCTGGTTGCCCCGGTTGAAGAGGTCCCGCAGCAGCTCGGGGTGGGCCTCGAACATCCCCGCGTAGAAGCGCGTGGTGATCTCGTCGAGCGCCCCGCCGACGGCGGGGAGGGTGGCGCGGATGACCGGGGCTGCCTGCTCGGAAAGCATGGCGACTCCAATTCTGGTAGATGATCTACGTATTTAGACCTGCGGGAACCCGCGCGCGGGGCGCGCGAGCTTAAGGGGGTGGCGGATCAGGGGTCGCGGGGTCCGGTGGACAAGGTGAGGAGCACCGGGCCGGTCGGCGATCCGACCAGGTCCGCGACGGTCAGCGGATCGAGCGTGCGGTAGAACGCCTCCTGTGCCTGGCGCAGTACGCCGCGCAGCCGGCAGGCCGTCCGCAGCGGGCACGGCGGGTCACCCTCGCAGGCGACGACTTCCTCGTCGCCCTCCAGGGTCCGGGCCAGCCAGCCCATCGACGACTGCCGCCCCAGCTCGGTGAGGGCCAGGCCACCTCCCCGCCCCCGCCGCGCCTCGATCACGCCCAGGTGCTGGAGTCGCGTGACGACCTTCGCCATGTGGGCGTAGGGCACGGCCATGGACTCCGCCACCTCTCGGGTGGTGGGGTAGCTGTCCTGCTCGGAGACCGCCAGACGCATCACGGCACGCAGCGCCAGGTCGGTGAACTTCGTCAACCGCACGCTCAGACGCTATCAAAGTCGTATTTCGCATTCGTATTTAGGGGGGTGTCTTACGGCGGGGCCCCGGAGCGCCGCTCGGGAGAGCTCTTCGTGCCTGGTCAGAGGCCACGGGCCGCCCGCAGTACGGCCAGCGCCCGGTCCGCGTGGACGCTCATCCGCAGCTCGCTGTGTACGACGCCGAGCACCCGGCGGTCCGTGCCGATGACGAAGGTCACACGCTTCGTCGGCGCGAGCGCGAAGCCGCGCCGCACCCCGAACCGCTCGCGGATCTCCCCGGACGGATCGGACAGGAGCGGGAAGCCGAAGTCGTACCGGCCGGCGAACTCCTGCTGCCGCGCCACCTCGTCCGCGCTGATGCCCACCGGCCGGGCGCCGACCGCCCGGAACTCCGCGTCGAGATCGCGGAAATGACACGCCTCGGCGGTACAGCCGGGGGTGAGGGCCGCCGGATAGAAGAAGAGGACCACCGGCCCCTCGGCCAGCAGTTCCCGGAGAGAGCGGGGGCGACCGGTCTCGTCCGGAAGCGTGAAGTCCTCGACGAGGTCACCGATGTCCATGCGCCGGGACGTTACCGGAGGCCCGTGGCGGCGCGGCAGAGCCGGACGGCCCTACCCGGCAGACGGCACTCGGCAGCGTCCCCCCTTCTCGGTACACGGGATTTCCTCGCCTGTCCGGACAGTTCCGGGCTCCGCGGCGGTGGCTTCCTTCGATCTGGTGTCACCTTGCCGAGTGTGGCGTCACCGCTTCCGTGCCGCGTAGTGTCCGGCACTCTCATCAGCGAAAACACGGAGCTGGTCGATGAACTCGCGGAAGAAGACGAGGGCGACGCAGTAGGCCTGCCCTGAGTAGGGTCCTTCGCCGGCGAGCAGGAGTTCGCCAGGGCGTCTCCTCGGGCGTGAACCGTTGGAGGGCGGTAAGAAACCCGGCCAGTTGGCCGGCGCCTCGGACGAATGGGCCAGTGCCTCGACGGTCGCCACCTCGCCGTCCAGCCAGCGGGACACCGCCCACGGCATGTCCTCCTGGGCCCGGTCTCCGGCCCGAGGTACGAGCCCCTACCTGGCGGCCTGGTCCGCCTCGACCGGTCGCCGGTCCGCGCGCTCCGCGAGGACCGCCAGGGTCCGCTCGCCCCAGCGCACGTTCTCCTCCTCGAAGGCCATGCCGCGCAACAGTGTCAGGTACGGCCCGACCCGCTCGGTCTCCCGCAGGTACGCGGCCTCGTCCCGGCCCTCCAGCATTCGCTCCCGCATCGCCTGGTACCGGGCGAGTTTGGCCCGGGCCGTCTCCATCCGCTCCCGCACATGCGCGCGTACGGCCGCCGCGTCGCCCTCGTCGCACGCCTGCACCTGCACCATCAGTTCGTCGCGGACCGCCGACGGCTTCGGCGGGCCGGCCGTGTACGCGACGAGGTCCCGGTGACCGGCCTCGGTGAGGGTGAACACCCGCTTGTTGGGGCGCCGTTCCTGCCGCACCACCCGGGCGGCGATGAGGCCGGCCTCGGACAGCCGGTCCAGCTCGCGGTAGAGCTGCTGCGGCGTGGCCGCCCAGAAGTTGGCCACGGACACGTCGAAGAGCTTGGCCAGGTCGTAGCCGGACGCCTCGCCCTCCAAGAGGGCCGCCAGGACCGCGTGCTTGAGAGACATCCGGACAACGTAGCAGTCGGACAGGGGGCTTCGGTCACGCCTGTTCGGCCGCGAAAGACCTGGTGAGGGGCGGGGTCCAGGAGGTGTGACGCAGGATCATGCGGACCGCCGTGCCGGACGGGGCGAGTCGGAGGAGCGTGTTGCGCAGGGGTACGGCGAGGGGGTGCGCGAGCCGTTGACCCATTCGGCCCGCCTGCCGGGCCGCCGCGGCGACGGCGGTGGCACGCGGGCGGCGTACGGCGTCGTAGCGGGCGAGTGCCGCGTCCACGTCCGCCGTACCGTCCAGTTCGGCCGCGAGGACGACCGCGTCCTCCAGTGCCTGACAGGCGCCCTGGCCGAGGTTAGGGGTCATGGCGTGGGCGGCGTCGCCGAGGAGCGCCACGCGGCCGCGGACGTAGGACGGGAGCGGGGCGACCAGTTCCGCGATGTCGTGGTGGAGGACGTCCTCGGGGCGGGTCGCGGCGAGCAGCGCCGGAATCGGCTCGTGCCAGCCGGCGAAGCGCCGCCGCAGCACCGCGAGCGGATCCGGGTGGCGCAGCCCGGCGGGGGAGTTGAGGACGGCGTGCCACTCGGCGCGCCCGTCAGTGAACGCGATGTGCCCGAACTCCGCCCCGTGTCCCCAGGTGATCTCGAAGTCGGTACGGAGGTCCAGCGGGCGGTCGGTGACGGCCCGCAGCACGGTCGAGCCGCTGTACGCCGGGCCGGGATGCCCGGGGAACAGGGCGGTCCGCAGCCGGCTCCCGATCCCGTCGGCGGCGACCACCAGATCCGCCTCCAGTGGATCTGCCCGCACCGGACCGGCCTCGACCGGAGCCGCTTCCGCCCGCGCGGCTCCCGTGGTCCCCGGATCCCCCGCATCCCCCGCGGTCAGTGTCACCCGGACCCGCCCGTCCGGCAGTGGTTCGGTCGCGGTGGCCGTCACTCCCGTCCGTACCGTCCCCGGAGCGAGCGCCGAACGCAGCAGCCGGTGCAACTCGGCGCGCGGGATGCCCACGATGGGGGAGCCGAGGGCGCGTTCCAGGGCGGCCCCGTCCATCCGTGCCAGCCAGGAGCCGTTCGGCGTGCGGGTGCCTCCCGTGTACTGGCCGCGCCCGGCGGCCCGTACGGCCGCGCCGACCCCCAACGCGTCGAGGGCGCGGATGCCGTTGGCGGCGAGCGAGATACCGGCCCCGGCGTCATCGAGGGTCGGGGAGCGGTCCACGACCGTCACTTCCCAGCCGGTCCGCCGGAGTCCGATGGCGGCGGCGAGTCCGCCGATTCCGGCGCCGACGACGACGGCGTTCCGTCCCATTCCGTGCCCCTTCCCTCGTCCCGCGGGCCTCGGACCCCGCGGCTTCTACATCTGTAGAAGCGTAGACCTTCCTTCTACAGGTGTAGAAAGAGGGGGTGACTCCACCCTCCACCGGCTCCCGCCGCACCCTCCTCGCCGACGCCGCCCTCGACGTCCTCGCCGACGCCGGCATGCGCGGTCTGACCCACCGGGCCGTCGACGCCGCCGCCGGCCTGCCCGCCGGGACCACCTCCGCCTACTTCCGCACCCGTTCCGCCCTGCTCACCGCGCTCGTCCGCCGGCTCGTCGAACGCGACCAGGACGAGCTGCGCACCGCCGCCGCGCACACGCCTCCGCCCCGCACCCCGGCCGATCTCGTCCAGGGGCTGACCCTCCTGGTCGCCGCCCGGACCGGCGGCGAGGGGCGGCGCCGCTCACTCGCCCGCTACGCCTGTGTCCTGGAGAGCGTGCGAGACCCCGAACTGAGGGACATCCTGGTGCCGAGGGAGAACCGGGGCCGCGAGGTCGTCCGGGACTTCCTGGCCGCCCGCGGCGTCGAGGACCCCGACGCCCGCACGCTGACGCTGCTCGCGTGCGTGGACGGACTGGTCCTGGACCGGGTGGTCGCCGCGCCGGACGCGGCGAGCGGCCGCGCCGAGGTGAGGAAGGAGATCGAGGGGCTGGTGGCCGCGGCCCTCCGAACCTGAGCGGCGCGGACGCCCGTGCCCGCGCCGACGACGTCAGCAATGGAGCAGGCTCCGATGGACACCGACACCCTGGACAGCAGCGCGTACGTGTACAGCGCGTACATCCGCACCACGCCCGAGGAGCTGTGGCGGGCCCTCACCGACCCGGACCTCACCCGGCGCTACTGGGGCGTGACCTTCGTGACGGACTGGATCACCGGCTCGCCCATGGTCTGGGAGGAGGGCGGACGGACCACCTCCGACCCCGCGCAGGTCGTCCTCGTCGCCGAACCCGGCCGGCGTCTGTCGTACACCTGGCACACCTTCACCCCCGAATGGGCGCACGCGGTCGGCATCGACGACGACCTGTACATCCGCCTCGTCGAGGAGGGGCGGTCCAAGGTGACGTACGAGATCGAGCCGGCCGGGGACATGGTGAAGCTCACCGTCGTCCACGACGACCTCAAGGCCTCGGGCACCATCCGCGGCCTCGTCGGCGAGGGCTGGCCGGCCCTGGTCTCCAGCCTCAAGAGCCTGCTGGAGACGGGCGAGGAACTCCCCGAAGTCCCTCGCTGAACGCATGTGTCTCCCTGCGTCGTGTCCGGTCAGCGGTACTCGACGGTCAGCGTCACCGGCGCGCTCTGATTGACGAACAGGTACGCGATCGAGGGCGGCGCCGCGGCGAAGCCGAGCCGCATCTGCGTCGTCCCGCCCCGGTTCAGCGCGGCCAGGGCCGCCGCGGACAGATCGCCCGACACCGCACGGCCCGAGAAGAACGGGCCGAACTCCGCCGCGCCCGCCGCCGTCGCGGGCGCCGCCCAGTCGGCGGGCTCCACCGCACACCCGCCGAAGCAGCCCGAACGGACGTCCACCAGCAGCCGGTTGCCCGCAGGCGACGCCCAGGGATCGCCCGCCCCGCTCGACCGGTCCACCGTCAGATAGGCCCGGGTGATCTCCTTGCCCGCCGGGATCCGGGAGGTGTCGAAGGACAGCAGGGTCCGGTTCACCTTGCCGTCCGTGCCCCGGCCGAGCGCGAGGCCGTACAGGTCCTCCAGCGTGCCGACCGCCGCGCCCGAGCCGTCGGCCGCCGCCTTCACGTAGCCGTCCTGCGCGTCGACGCTCGGCAGGGTCACCGAGGTGCCGCCGGTGGGAGGGGGAGTGCTGCCGCGCAGCGCCCCGATCATCCGCATCACGGTCTCGATCTGCTTGCCGCCGTGCCGTGCGTAGGCGCTGTCGCCGAGGTAACCCCACCAGTTCCAGCAGCCGTTGGGGTTCTCCAGGGTCGCGGTCGGCGCCGCCTGCGGATACAGCACGATCATGCCGTTGGTGTCCGCGTACTCGTTGAGATGGGCGCCCTCCACGAACCGGGTCCCGAAGCCCTGGTACGCGTACCCCTGCTTGCAGCCGTGCAGGGCCACCATCAGCCTGCACTTCGCGCCACCCGCGCAGGATGCCGGGACGTACGCGAAGCCGTCGTCGCCCATCGACAGCGCGGCGGCCGAGCCGCCCGGCGCGTACGCGTTCTGGTCGAACCGGATCAGCGAGCCCGAGGGCTGCGCGGCGGGCGCGGACACCGGGCCCATCAGATGGCCGAGCATCTCGGCCTCGGCGTCGAAGCCGCAGTCGTTGAGGAACGGACTCTGCGTCACCGCACAGGAGTTGGGGCCCAGCGGGCTGATCCAGGCGTGCCCGGCGGCCGTCGTCCGGTTGTAGCGCACCCGCGCGCCGAAGTGCGTGTAGTAGTCGGCGAGCGCCGTCGCGACGGGCTGGCGCACCGTCGTGTCCCGCGTCCCGCTGAACACGTACACCGGATCGTCCGCGAGGTTCGCCACCGGGTCCACCAGCCCCTGCGCCGCCCGGTCGCGGGTCGCCTGCTCCAGCTGGGCGAGCCGGAGGTCCTGGAGGGTGTCCATGCAGGCGTTGAGCGCGGTGGCCAGCATGCCCTGCGCGCAGTCGTACGGGCCGGAGGCGAAGGCCGCCGAACCGGAGACGGTCCCGGAGTAGGCCACGTGCAGCTGCGTCGCCATATAGCCGCCGGAGGACACTCCGGCCGTGTACACCGTGCTGATGTCGTACGGGGTGAGCGCGCCCGCCACCGGCGTGAGCGCCCCCGGGGCCGGGGCCGGGGCGGCTGCCGCCGAGACGGGGGACGCGGGCAGGGCGAGCGAGAACAGGGCGCCGGCGGCCGCGAGGAGCAGGGCCGCGGGCCGGCGGCGCGGCCGCCGTGGTCGTACGGAACGGAGGGAACGGGTGGGACGGGTGGCGCGAAGGGGACGCATGAGGACTCCCGTGCGGCTCGGACAGTGGGGGTTGCGCCGGAGAGTAGAGCGGCGTTCGACCGCCCCCTATGGGCCCGGACGCCACAAACGACGCCCTCACGCTGTGGGCCGGCCGGTGCCGCGAAGAGCTCTCCCCGACCCCTCCCCGCCACCGCGCCCCCGGCGGCCTGCGACGATGGCCGCATGAACGCCGACTCCCGGGACATCCGACTGACCGAGGCCGTCGCCCTGCGCACGGCGGGCCGCCGCGAGGAGGCCCGCGATCTTCTGGTCGCGCTCGCCGACCGCCACCCCGACGATGCCGAGATCGCCTACCAGACCGCGTGGGCGCACGACGTCCTCGGTCTGGAGGCCGATGCCGTCCCGTACTACGAACGCGCCCTCGCCGCCGGACCGGACGCCCTCGGCGCCGAGGACCGAGGCGGCGCGTTCCTCGGCCTCGGCAGCACCTACCGGGTGCTCGGACGGTACGAGGACGCCGTCGCCACCCTACGGCGGGGCGCCGAGGAGTTTCCCGAGGACGGTGCCCTGCGCGCCTTCCTCGCCATGGCCCTCTTCAACGCCGGAAAGGCCCACGACTCGGTCCGGACGCTGCTGCGGCTGCTCGTGGAGAGCAGCGAGGACCCGTCCGTACAGCGGTACCGCTCGGCGATCGTGTACTACGCGGAGGACCTGCACCGGGTGGAGTGAGCCGCTCCGGTCCGCGCCCGTACGGCACCCGGCGCCCCCGGACACGGCCGGTCACCGGACCGTCAGTCGTTGACGGCGGTCAGCAGGACCACGGCGTCGTCGAGAGCGGCGAGCCCGTGCCGTTCCTTCGGGATCATCTGGAGCTGGCCGGCCCTCAGCTCCTCGGACCGGCCCGCAGCCGTGAGCCGCACCCGGCCCCGCAGTACCTGGAGGCTCGCCGCCGGCGGCGCGTTGTGCTCGTCGAGGGCCGTGCCCGAGACCAGGGCGATGACACTCTGCCGGAGCACCCCGTCGTGCATCACCAGATGGGCGCTGCGTCCGTGCGAAGCGGCACGCGCCTTCCTCAGGTGCTCGTCGGCGAGGGCGTCGAGGTCGTGGGGTGCGGGCTCCTGCATCGTGTCTCCCAGCGGGCTGCGCGGACCGGTACCCATAGCCTTGCGCCTGGCGCGCGTCCCGCAACTCGGGGCCGCCCCGCCCCCGACGCGACGCCGACTCGGCCCCCGGCGCCGGGCCGTGGCGGCTAAGGCCTCAGGACGGCGGGCGGCGGGGTCCACCGGTGCTTCGGGGACACCGCGG contains the following coding sequences:
- a CDS encoding aminoglycoside phosphotransferase (identified by MetaGeneAnnotator; putative;~sequence version:1), with the protein product MPWAVSRWLDGEVATVEALAHSSEAPANWPGFLPPSNGSRPRRRPGELLLAGEGPYSGQAYCVALVFFREFIDQLRVFADESAGHYAARKR
- a CDS encoding arsR family transcriptional regulator (ArsR family transcriptional regulator [Amycolatopsis mediterranei U32];~Putative hydrophobic ligand-binding SRPBCC domain of an uncharacterized subgroup of CalC- and Aha1-like proteins; some contain an N-terminal GntR family winged HTH DNA-binding domain; cd08893;~identified by MetaGeneAnnotator; putative;~putative hydrophobic ligand binding site [chemical binding]); the encoded protein is MDTDTLDSSAYVYSAYIRTTPEELWRALTDPDLTRRYWGVTFVTDWITGSPMVWEEGGRTTSDPAQVVLVAEPGRRLSYTWHTFTPEWAHAVGIDDDLYIRLVEEGRSKVTYEIEPAGDMVKLTVVHDDLKASGTIRGLVGEGWPALVSSLKSLLETGEELPEVPR
- a CDS encoding tetratricopeptide TPR_2 repeat protein (TPR motif;~Tetratrico peptide repeat; pfam12688;~Tetratricopeptide TPR_2 repeat protein [Streptomyces fulvissimus DSM40593];~Tetratricopeptide repeat domain; typically contains34 amino acids [WLF]-X(2)-[LIM]-[GAS]-X(2)-[YLF]-X(8)-[ASE]-X(3)-[FYL]-X(2)-[ASL]-X(4)-[PKE] is the consensus sequence; found in a variety of organisms including bacteria, cyanobacteria, yeast, fungi; cd00189;~UniProt-pubmed:17434157; UniProt-pubmed:21463507; UniProt-pubmed:18375553;~binding surface;~identified by MetaGeneAnnotator; putative) — translated: MNADSRDIRLTEAVALRTAGRREEARDLLVALADRHPDDAEIAYQTAWAHDVLGLEADAVPYYERALAAGPDALGAEDRGGAFLGLGSTYRVLGRYEDAVATLRRGAEEFPEDGALRAFLAMALFNAGKAHDSVRTLLRLLVESSEDPSVQRYRSAIVYYAEDLHRVE
- a CDS encoding monooxygenase (COG0654 2-polyprenyl-6-methoxyphenol hydroxylase and related FAD-dependent oxidoreductases;~hypothetical protein; Provisional;~identified by MetaGeneAnnotator; putative;~monooxygenase [Streptomyces collinus Tu365]), encoding MGRNAVVVGAGIGGLAAAIGLRRTGWEVTVVDRSPTLDDAGAGISLAANGIRALDALGVGAAVRAAGRGQYTGGTRTPNGSWLARMDGAALERALGSPIVGIPRAELHRLLRSALAPGTVRTGVTATATEPLPDGRVRVTLTAGDAGDPGTTGAARAEAAPVEAGPVRADPLEADLVVAADGIGSRLRTALFPGHPGPAYSGSTVLRAVTDRPLDLRTDFEITWGHGAEFGHIAFTDGRAEWHAVLNSPAGLRHPDPLAVLRRRFAGWHEPIPALLAATRPEDVLHHDIAELVAPLPSYVRGRVALLGDAAHAMTPNLGQGACQALEDAVVLAAELDGTADVDAALARYDAVRRPRATAVAAAARQAGRMGQRLAHPLAVPLRNTLLRLAPSGTAVRMILRHTSWTPPLTRSFAAEQA
- a CDS encoding tetR-family transcriptional regulator (TetR-family transcriptional regulator [Streptomyces hygroscopicus subsp. jinggangensis5008];~identified by MetaGeneAnnotator; putative), whose amino-acid sequence is MTPPSTGSRRTLLADAALDVLADAGMRGLTHRAVDAAAGLPAGTTSAYFRTRSALLTALVRRLVERDQDELRTAAAHTPPPRTPADLVQGLTLLVAARTGGEGRRRSLARYACVLESVRDPELRDILVPRENRGREVVRDFLAARGVEDPDARTLTLLACVDGLVLDRVVAAPDAASGRAEVRKEIEGLVAAALRT
- a CDS encoding hypothetical protein (Helix-turn-helix domains; cl00088;~Virulence activator alpha C-term; pfam10400;~identified by MetaGeneAnnotator; putative;~transcriptional regulator [Streptomyces viridochromogenes DSM40736]) encodes the protein MSLKHAVLAALLEGEASGYDLAKLFDVSVANFWAATPQQLYRELDRLSEAGLIAARVVRQERRPNKRVFTLTEAGHRDLVAYTAGPPKPSAVRDELMVQVQACDEGDAAAVRAHVRERMETARAKLARYQAMRERMLEGRDEAAYLRETERVGPYLTLLRGMAFEEENVRWGERTLAVLAERADRRPVEADQAAR
- a CDS encoding cupin domain protein (Cupin domain protein [Streptomyces fulvissimus DSM40593];~Cupin domain; cl17218;~UniProt-pubmed:21059706; UniProt-pubmed:20581206; UniProt-pubmed:21304633; UniProt-pubmed:21463507; UniProt-pubmed:18375553;~identified by MetaGeneAnnotator; putative), with the protein product MQEPAPHDLDALADEHLRKARAASHGRSAHLVMHDGVLRQSVIALVSGTALDEHNAPPAASLQVLRGRVRLTAAGRSEELRAGQLQMIPKERHGLAALDDAVVLLTAVND
- a CDS encoding peroxiredoxin Q/BCP (Peroxiredoxin (PRX) family, Bacterioferritin comigratory protein (BCP) subfamily; composed of thioredoxin-dependent thiol peroxidases, widely expressed in pathogenic bacteria, that protect cells against toxicity from reactive oxygen species by reducing...; cd03017;~Peroxiredoxin [Posttranslational modification, protein turnover, chaperones]; COG0450;~catalytic triad [active];~identified by MetaGeneAnnotator; putative;~peroxiredoxin Q/BCP [Amycolatopsis orientalis HCCB10007]) gives rise to the protein MDIGDLVEDFTLPDETGRPRSLRELLAEGPVVLFFYPAALTPGCTAEACHFRDLDAEFRAVGARPVGISADEVARQQEFAGRYDFGFPLLSDPSGEIRERFGVRRGFALAPTKRVTFVIGTDRRVLGVVHSELRMSVHADRALAVLRAARGL
- a CDS encoding badM/rrf2 family transcriptional regulator (BadM/Rrf2 family transcriptional regulator [Streptosporangium roseum DSM43021];~KEGG: reu:Reut_A3220 BadM/Rrf2 family transcriptional regulator;~Transcriptional regulator; pfam02082;~identified by MetaGeneAnnotator; putative) translates to MRLTKFTDLALRAVMRLAVSEQDSYPTTREVAESMAVPYAHMAKVVTRLQHLGVIEARRGRGGGLALTELGRQSSMGWLARTLEGDEEVVACEGDPPCPLRTACRLRGVLRQAQEAFYRTLDPLTVADLVGSPTGPVLLTLSTGPRDP
- a CDS encoding poly (3-hydroxybutyrate) depolymerase (esterase, PHB depolymerase family; TIGR01840;~identified by MetaGeneAnnotator; putative;~poly (3-hydroxybutyrate) depolymerase [Streptomyces venezuelae ATCC10712]); this translates as MRPLRATRPTRSLRSVRPRRPRRRPAALLLAAAGALFSLALPASPVSAAAAPAPAPGALTPVAGALTPYDISTVYTAGVSSGGYMATQLHVAYSGTVSGSAAFASGPYDCAQGMLATALNACMDTLQDLRLAQLEQATRDRAAQGLVDPVANLADDPVYVFSGTRDTTVRQPVATALADYYTHFGARVRYNRTTAAGHAWISPLGPNSCAVTQSPFLNDCGFDAEAEMLGHLMGPVSAPAAQPSGSLIRFDQNAYAPGGSAAALSMGDDGFAYVPASCAGGAKCRLMVALHGCKQGYAYQGFGTRFVEGAHLNEYADTNGMIVLYPQAAPTATLENPNGCWNWWGYLGDSAYARHGGKQIETVMRMIGALRGSTPPPTGGTSVTLPSVDAQDGYVKAAADGSGAAVGTLEDLYGLALGRGTDGKVNRTLLSFDTSRIPAGKEITRAYLTVDRSSGAGDPWASPAGNRLLVDVRSGCFGGCAVEPADWAAPATAAGAAEFGPFFSGRAVSGDLSAAALAALNRGGTTQMRLGFAAAPPSIAYLFVNQSAPVTLTVEYR